The Coffea arabica cultivar ET-39 chromosome 1e, Coffea Arabica ET-39 HiFi, whole genome shotgun sequence genome has a window encoding:
- the LOC113694879 gene encoding protein FAR1-RELATED SEQUENCE 5-like, which translates to MESWEDEIGRRHVVDLNEEVDEESDDCEYVNPSRIQAEEDVEEEPNKEGNDEEVYEVVQNMSQYDVMTMQFETVKDAECFYLNYGKATGFGIRRGYKKKHPDGYVRYRAWLCNREGKRDGKHIERQDRQREPKAMTRVNCKACLKIRYELKIKKYVVSGFISEHTHRLASPESVAFMRSHRRVSDGAYAQAHTLRRIGVGASQIVKLFALQAGGYGNIGFTPKDLYNKLHRKRMEEIAGGDAEAAIAYMAGKNDGDLNFYFKYLLNDEGRLIRLFWADSRSRDDYRCFGDVLVFDSTYNTNGYDFPLVVFCGVNNHYSTCIFGCALLVREGDDAYEWAITTFLEGMNDKKPCSVVTDGDKSMRKAIQKLLPSARHRLCSWHLECNANTNVKNKAFLDAFKGCMFMNCTPDQFELKWAEIVKKFDLTSNAWVQKMHRRKELWAMAYLRGSFFAGMRSTQRCEKMNHVLKMYLTPKLKLYEHIRSFEICIAWLRHEESRNRNQTEHTDLLPATKMNSLERHAAELYTRKTFLMVREEMKMQGMYCRYNGIDDGVQCIHFLQHSYLKVEYRVQYNRFSGEMRCSCLKMETQGLPCCHMFRIMLFEHLDKIPENCILKRWTRKAKECLMLQDDTSNGSIRLTEMARYAKLISGCNNLCFHAAKTLEGFRRIEDMITTEIVHVKEVQLRAEKLPIQSITPAMSKKFGVLDPPSDRQAKGAVAKGKRRHEEHRMCGNCRARDGHNRRSCKMPRQPAVLSPVEASLEAGLNSDDDNRGSQFSSEQALNLSSHGCEQQAHRLPRMTAGWPSLNNV; encoded by the exons ATGGAAAGTTGGGAAGATGAGATTGGCAGAAGGCACGTCGTTGATCTTAACGAGGAGGTAGACGAGGAGTCAGATGACTGTGAGTACGTGAACCCAAGTAGAATACAGGCAGAAGAGGATGTGGAAGAAGAACCCAATAAAGAAGGGAACGATGAAGAAGTGTATGAGGTTGTCCAAAACATGAGCCAATATGATGTGATGACAATGCAGTTTGAAACTGTCAAAGATGCAGAGTGTTTCTATTTGAACTACGGCAAAGCAACCGGGTTTGGGATTAGAAGGGGTTACAAGAAAAAGCATCCAGATGGCTATGTGAGGTACAGGGCCTGGTTGTGCAACCGTGAGGGCAAGAGAGATGGCAAGCATATTGAACGGCAGGATCGACAGAGAGAGCCAAAGGCTATGACTCGGGTAAACTGCAAAGCATGCTTAAAGATTAGGTATgaattgaaaataaagaagtaTGTAGTGTCAGGATTCATAAGCGAGCATACGCACAGACTTGCAAGCCCTGAGAGTGTCGCTTTCATGAGGTCCCATCGTCGTGTCTCTGATGGTGCTTATGCCCAGGCTCACACACTGAGAAGGATTGGTGTGGGTGCAAGTCAAATAGTTAAACTGTTTGCATTGCAAGCTGGTGGGTATGGGAACATAGGATTTACGCCTAAAGACCTTTACAATAAGCTACATAGGAAGCGGATGGAGGAGATTGCCGGAGGTGATGCCGAAGCTGCAATTGCATACATGGCAGGTAAGAATGACGGTGACctgaatttttatttcaaatatcTGCTGAATGACGAAGGTCGGTTGATTAGGCTATTCTGGGCTGATTCACGTAGTCGTGATGACTACCGGTGCTTTGGTGATGTGTTAGTTTTTGATAGCACGTATAATACAAATGGGTATGACTTTCCACTTGTGGTTTTCTGTGGAGTAAACAATCACTATTCGACGTGCATTTTTGGTTGTGCCTTACTGGTCCGAGAAGGAGACGATGCTTATGAATGGGCTATAACGACGTTTTTAGAGGGTATGAATGACAAGAAACCATGCTCCGTTGTAACTGATGGGGATAAATCAATGAGAAAGGCAATTCAAAAGTTGCTGCCTAGTGCCCGACATAGGTTGTGTAGTTGGCACCTGGAGTGTAATGCTAACACAAACGTTAAGAACAAGGCGTTTCTCGATGCATTTAAGGGATGCATGTTCATGAATTGCACGCCTGACCAGTTCGAGTTGAAATGGGCAGAGATAGTGAAAAAATTCGACTTGACCTCCAATGCTTGGGTTCAGAAAATGCACCGAAGAAAAGAATTGTGGGCAATGGCATACTTGCGGGGCAGTTTCTTTGCTGGGATGCGGAGCACCCAGAGGTGTGAAAAAATGAATCATGTATTGAAGATGTatttgacaccaaaattgaaaTTGTATGAGCACATTCGATCATTCGAAATTTGCATTGCATGGCTGAGACATGAGGAGAGTAGAAACAGAAACCAAACAGAGCACACAGATTTACTTCCAGCAACGAAAATGAACTCCCTCGAGAGGCATGCAGCTGAATTATACACGAGAAAGACATTTTTAATGGTTAGGgaagaaatgaaaatgcaaggcATGTACTGTAGGTACAATGGGATTGACGATGGGGTCCAATGCATCCATTTTCTTCAGCActcttacttgaaggttgagtATAGAGTTCAATACAACAGGTTTAGTGGGGAGATGAGATGCTCATGCTTGAAAATGGAAACCCAGGGCCTACCATGCTGTCATATGTTTCGAATAATGCTGTTTGAACACTTGGATAAGATTCCAGAAAATTGTATATTAAAGAGATGGACCCGTAAGGCGAAGGAGTGTTTGATGTTACAGGATGATACTTCAAATGGTAGCATAAGGTTGACCGAGATGGCCAGGTACGCGAAGCTTATTTCTGGATGCAATAACTTGTGTTTCCATGCGGCCAAAACATTGGAGGGATTCCGACGCATAGAGGATATGATTACAACTGAGATAGTCCACGTGAAAGAAGTGCAATTGAGAGCTGAAAAACTTCCCATTCAATCGATAACTCCTGCTATGTCGAAGAAATTTGGTGTCCTTGACCCACCCTCTGATAGGCAGGCAAAAGGCGCAGTTGCGAAGGGAAAACGGAGACATGAGGAGCATAGAATGTGCGGCAACTGCAG GGCAAGGGATGGACACAATAGAAGGTCATGCAAGATGCCAAGGCAGCCGGCAGTGTTGTCCCCAGTTGAGGCTTCTCTTGAGGCAGGACTTAATAGCGATGATGATAATCGTGGGTCACAATTTAGCTCTGAACAGGCACTGAATCTTAGCTCACATGGGTGTGAACAGCAAGCACACAGATTGCCAAGGATGACTGCTGGATGGCCTAGCCTAAATAATGTATAA